tgtttcttTTTGTGCAGATATGCCATCTGAAGAtgtgttcgagcattacaaggTTGCCGCTGCATCTTCAGGCAGGAAGAAGGACAACAAGAGAACTCGGGGGGAGAGAAGTAAAatcgcctcaaagaaggcccgaactgaGGACCCTCCAGCCACTGTCCCTTCGAAGGAGAACACACCACCTCCATCGCCACTCGAGAAGCCGGCCTCAACTCCTCCGGTCAACCAGcattccactcctccaacacccgtCGACCGACACCGTACTCCTCAGGACCCTACCAGTCAAACACAGCGCACTCAACCCGAAGGCTCCCTTTTCAGCATTGTGGtcagctcagccagggagaggatatacaagctctccaaacacAAACGCAGTCAAGAGGCCATTGACAGAACCATTTCCATGGAGACTGACCAAATACTCAaccgagggctgaatgagatagttagcgtaagttactTCCTGATGCTGAATAATTTGCTTTTGATTTTCTGCCTCGCCTTACCCTTTTCATCTGATTGCAGGGATTGCTGACCATGaccgctggctggcgccgtgcggGTGCAATGGTGTCCCAGACCAAAATTTTTGACACCAGGCTTGCTGAGGCTAAAAAAGCGCTTGAAGGGAAAAACACTGACCTGCTCGAGAAGAACATTGAGCTAACTAAGCAGAACGATGAGTTGCTTGAGAAGAGTGTGGAGCTGTCTAAGCAAAATGAGGAACTGCTCGAACAAAAAGCCACTCTGACCGAGGAGCTGCTGGAGAGTCGGGGCGccctgaagaaatccaatgaagacaaagaaaaatttaGGGAAAGCGCTAaactcaactaccaacaatcCCAACAGCTCGAGCTTAATTTGATTACGAGCAGGCACGAGACGGAGGAGCTGGAAAAGCGCatgaaggagcttgaggaactCGAAGCCAAGAAcatggagaagtacaaggaagccactcatatttacttctacgagttttggaagcacagcCGGAAGGCTAACTTCAGCTACCTGTCAGAATGCCTGAGGCGGACTCTAATGTCTCAGtgtgccattcgcctggaggaagaagagagggctaatGTTCCTACTTCCCTAGAGATCTCTCTGGCAACATGGATAGATGGTGCAGATAATGAAGCTGGTGCAGCTGTCGACCAAgacgctcctcaagaccctccaacCTCTTAGTATTTTCCCTTTCTATCTTTTAATCTTTTAATTACAagacctacgggtcatgatgtaaagacattaatttgttattgctgcgtgggcagctattttccttttaatcaaacaattacatctgagcaatactgctcacggtgtaaagtAATTCATTTTTTCTATTATAATACAttatcattttattataacatctgttcgcatgactgaacttagaataacactttggtttgatttaacaaaatacaaaattttgaaaaatactctaagtaccctagcatgctttcacttattttgctcatctATTttcatacctttcgatatgctttgcttactagataccttgaatgccccctaagtgatcgaggagctttaggttcttggtcacttgccttgaccaaaacctgtttgaacaatactgctcggagcaaaataattaaaattgtaatacagcaaaacaacacacgtaatgagcaaatacttgtaataaatacaataattggcaagaaatgactggctgcgcacagtcccttatatttctcataataaatggacaaaacatgtctgtacgagtgatcaataagatcttacacttataagcgatcagtctcataaaatgaccaaccctttttcaaaacttgtaaaaagtaaattaatacaagccaattctttaagaagaattgtttattgatagtacttgcgcatgtgttctccattccaatagtgaggaacgagatctccgttaaagcgagcaagtttataggtgcctgggtgaaggacttcttcaatctggtatggcccttcccaattaggtccgagtattCCTGCAGCTTGGTCgtgggtgtttagaaaaactcttcggagtataAGATCTCCAatgctgaactttctttctcgcactttagagttgaaataccgagcgaattttttctggtacgcagctactcggagttgagcttgctcacgtttctcatcgatcaagtcgagggattccatcaatagttggctgttcgagccttgatcgtacgttattctgcgatgtgaAGGagaatctaactcaacaggcaacatagcctcatatccataagctaaagagaatggagtgtggcctgttgctgttcgatgggaagttctatacgaccaaaggactttaggcaattattctggccacgcccccttggcttcttctagtcttttcttcaatgtatcctttagcgtcttattgactgcttcaacttgtcaattttcttggggatgagagactgaagaaaagctcttgataatgccatgccgttcgcaaaaatctgtgaataaatcactatcgaattgggtgccgttatctgagacggTCTTCCTTGgcaattgataactctacaaaatagtgTTATTttgccactttttatgtgctaattgttgcttaatcctTGAGTTTTTAAtggatttattaagtttttaagtaattttgaatttattaggtttattttgattttatatattttgtgtatttttatagttatattattgtaaaatgttatagttttttatttaaaattaatattgttaagttatgagtaaaaagatgtaattttgaacttaaatgttaaatataaattaagttttaattaatattttcatggaacttatattgtatatttgattaatgaaaatatttagttttaatttaatttatatttttttatataggaGATATGTCGTATTTTttggctcttgaaaagcaagaaaaataaggaaaaattgTGGTATTTCTGAAACAGCCAAGCCCAGCCTCCTTTGGCCCAGCAAGCTTCGGGCCCAATCTATAGATGCCCAGCCCGTGTTATACCTCTCCAGCAGCCTTCAGACCAGCACCCCCCAGCCAACCGAAGCACCTTAGCTGCCCCAATCCACGCCAGCTGTCAACCGCCTGGCACCTCACAAGACCCACCAGCAGCTTCCCAAATGCCTCACTTCCCAGCCGAAGATCCACTCACACCTGCCTAGCCATGTCCTCCATTCAGGCCCCAGGCACGTTCCACATCTCCATCCCAGCAACTTGGGCCTGCGCCTGGGATCCCTCACCAGCACCAAGACCCACCAGCACAGCCATT
The genomic region above belongs to Humulus lupulus chromosome 1, drHumLupu1.1, whole genome shotgun sequence and contains:
- the LOC133815865 gene encoding uncharacterized protein LOC133815865 translates to MVANNLAFTQGDMPSEDVFEHYKVAAASSGRKKDNKRTRGERSKIASKKARTEDPPATVPSKENTPPPSPLEKPASTPPVNQHSTPPTPVDRHRTPQDPTSQTQRTQPEGSLFSIVVSSARERIYKLSKHKRSQEAIDRTISMETDQILNRGLNEIVSGLLTMTAGWRRAGAMVSQTKIFDTRLAEAKKALEGKNTDLLEKNIELTKQNDELLEKSVELSKQNEELLEQKATLTEELLESRGALKKSNEDKEKFRESAKLNYQQSQQLELNLITSRHETEELEKRMKELEELEAKNMENRKANFSYLSECLRRTLMSQCAIRLEEEERANVPTSLEISLATWIDGADNEAGAAVDQDAPQDPPTS